In Oncorhynchus clarkii lewisi isolate Uvic-CL-2024 chromosome 24, UVic_Ocla_1.0, whole genome shotgun sequence, one DNA window encodes the following:
- the LOC139383187 gene encoding unconventional myosin-Ic-like isoform X5 produces MESALTARDRVGVQDFVLLENHTSEAAFIENLRKRFKENLIYTYIGSVLVSVNPYKDLEIYTKNHMERYRGVNFYEVSPHVYAVSDNSYRSMRTERRDQCILISGESGAGKTEASKKILQYYAVTCPASDQVETVKDRLLQSNPVLEAFGNAKTLRNDNSSRFGKYMDIQFDFKGAPVGGHILNYLLEKSRVVHQNHGERNFHIFYQLIEGGEEDLLRRLGLERNPQQYQYLVKGNCPKVSSINDRSDWKVVRKALSVIGFSEDEVEELLNIIASVLHLGNIQYGGEDSGNAYITTDTQIKYLARLLGVDGLVLKEALTHKTIIAKGEELKSPLNLEQASSARDALSKAVYGRTFTWLVNKINVSLAYKDETYKNASVIGLLDIYGFEVFQHNSFEQFCINYCNEKLQQLFIELTLKSEQDEYEAEGITWEPVQYFNNKIICDLVEEKFKGIISILDEECLRPGDASDITFLEKLENTVGGHAHLTTHKLADGKTRKVMGREEFRLLHYAGEVNYNVNGFLDKNNDLLFRNLKEVMCMSDNKILTQCFDRAELKDSKRPETAATQFKTSLAKLMEILMSKEPSYVRCIKPNDAKQAGRFDDVLIRHQVKYLGLMENLRVRRAGFAYRRHYETFLQRYKSLCPETWPSWQGKLADGVSTLVKHLGYKPEEYKLGRSKIFIRFPKTLFATEDALETRKHSLASKLQSSWKGYNQKTKYRKLRSSAVVVQAWWRGILACRRAQRKRQAANTIRRFIKGFIYRHNERCPENEYFLDYVRYSFLMKLRRNLPKSVLDKSWPTAPTALIEASEQLRKLYMQNMVWGYCKRINPEWKHQLEQKMVASEIFKNKKDNYPQSVPKLFMGTRLNGEEINPKVLQSLGSEKMKYAVPVTKYDRKGYKARPRQLLLTSNCAVIVEEAKLKQRIDYAALKGISVSSLSDGVFVLHVPTEDKKQKGDVVLQSDHIIETLTKVAICADKVNSININQGSITFTMGQGKEGIIDFTSGSELLVAKAKNGHLSVVSRNNGGI; encoded by the exons ATGGAGAGTGCCCTGACGGCCAGGGACCGGGTGGGTGTCCAGGACTTTGTCCTGCTGGAGAACCACACCAGCGAGGCGGCCTTCATCGAGAACCTGCGCAAGCGCTTCAAGGAGAACCTCATCTAT acatACATCGGCTCAGTCCTGGTGTCGGTGAACCCCTACAAGGATCTGGAGATCTACACCAAGAACCACATGGAGCGCTACCGAGGCGTTAACTTCTACGAGGTCTCTCCCCACGT ctACGCGGTGTCTGACAACTCGTACCGGTCCATGCGGACGGAGCGTAGGGACCAGTGCATCCTCATCTCTGGGGAGAGCGGTGCCGGCAAGACGGAGGCCTCAAAGAAGATCCTGCAGTACTACGCCGTGACCTGTCCCGCCAGCGACCAGGTGGAGACGGTCAAGGACCGCCTGCTGCAGTCCAACCCTGTCCTAGAG GCTTTTGGAAACGCCAAAACGTTGCGCAACGACAACTCCAGCCGCTTCGGCAAATACATGGACATCCAGTTTGACTTCAAG GGTGCACCGGTGGGGGGCCACATCCTCAACTACCTGCTGGAGAAGTCACGGGTGGTGCACCAGAACCACGGTGAGAGGAACTTCCACATCTTCTACCAGCTGATTGAGGGGGGTGAGGAGGACCTGCTGCGGCGCCTGGGCCTGGAGAGGAACCCCCAGCAGTACCAGTACCTCGTCAAG GGGAACTGTCCCAAGGTGAGCTCCATCAACGACCGCAGCGACTGGAAGGTGGTGAGGAAGGCCCTGTCTGTCATCGGCTTCAGCGAGGACGAGGTGGAG GAGCTGTTAAACATTATTGCCAGCGTTCTTCACTTGGGCAACATTCAGTATGGAGGAGAAGACAGCGGCAATGCCTAcatcactacagacacacagatcAAATACCTGGCGAgg TTACTCGGTGTGGATGGCTTGGTCCTGAAAGAAGCGCTCACACACAAAACGATCATCGCCAAAGGGGAAGAG cTAAAGAGCCCTCTGAACCTGGAGCAGGCGTCGTCGGCCCGGGACGCCCTGTCTAAAGCCGTGTACGGCCGCACCTTCACCTGGCTCGTCAACAAGATCAACGTCTCCCTGGCttacaag GATGAGACCTATAAGAACGCTTCAGTCATTGGCCTGCTGGATATCTATGGTTTTGAAGTCTTCCAGCACAACAG tTTTGAGCAGTTCTGCATTAACTACTGCAACGAGAAGCTGCAGCAGCTCTTCATCGAGCTCACCCTCAAGTCCGAGCAAGATGAGTACGAAGCGGAGGGAATCACG TGGGAGCCCGTGCAGTACTTCAACAACAAGATCATCTGTGATCTGGTGGAGGAGAAGTTCAAAGGCATCATCTCCATTCTG gacgaGGAGTGCCTGAGGCCAGGGGACGCCAGTGACATCACCTTCCTGGAGAAGTTGGAGAATACTGTGGGAGGCCACGCCCACTTGACAAC TCACAAGCTGGCCGATGGAAAGACCCGGAAGGTGATGGGCCGAGAGGAGTTCAGACTGCTGCACTACGCTGGAGAGGTCAACTACAACgtcaacg GCTTCCTGGACAAGAACAATGACCTCCTCTTCAGGAACTTgaaagag GTCATGTGTATGTCTGATAATAAGATTCTGACCCAGTGCTTTGACCGGGCGGAGCTGAAGGACAGCAAGAGACCTGAGACG gcAGCGACCCAGTTCAAGACCAGCCTGGCCAAGTTAATGGAGATCCTGATGTCCAAGGAGCCGTCATACGTGCGCTGCATCAAGCCCAACGATGCCAAGCAAGCAG gACGGTTTGACGATGTTCTCATCAGGCATCAGGTGAAGTACCTGGGTCTGATGGAGAACCTCCGCGTGAGGAGAGCTGGCTTCGCCTACCGCCGCCACTATGAGACCTTCCTCCAGAG GTATAAGTCCCTGTGCCCGGAGACCTGGCCTAGCTGGCAGGGCAAGCTGGCAGACGGTGTCTCCACACTGGTCAAACACCTGGGTTACAAACCTGAGGAGTACAAACTGGGCAG ATCCAAAATCTTCATCCGTTTTCCAAAGACCCTGTTCGCCACAGAGGACGCGCTGGAAACGAGGAAACACAGCCTCG cCAGCAAACTGCAGTCATCCTGGAAGGGCTACAACCAGAAGACCAAATACCGCAAACTCAGATCATCAG CGGTTGTGGTCCAGGCGTGGTGGAGGGGCATCCTGGCCTGTAGGAGGGCACAGCGCAAGAGGCAGGCCGCCAACACCATCCGCAG GTTCATCAAGGGCTTCATCTACCGCCACAATGAGCGTTGTCCTGAGAATGAGTACTTCCTGGATTATGTGCGCTACTCCTTCCTGATGAAGCTGCGCAGGAACCTCCCCAAGTCGGTCCTGGACAAGAGCTGGCCCACGGCGCCGACCGCCCTCATCGAG GCGTCGGAGCAGCTCCGTAAACTGTACATGCAGAACATGGTGTGGGGCTACTGCAAGAGGATCAACCCAGAGTGGAAACACCAG TTGGAGCAGAAAATGGTGGCCAGTGAGATCTTCAAGAACAAGAAGGACAACTACCCCCAAAGTGTCCCAAAGCTCTTTATGGGCACAAGACTCA atggAGAGGAGATTAACCCCAAGGTGTTGCAGTCACTTGGCAGTGAGAAGATGAAG TATGCAGTCCCAGTGACCAAGTACGACAGGAAGGGTTACAAGGCGCGACCAAGGCAGCTGCTGCTCACCTCCAACTGTGCCGTCATCGTGGAGGAGGCCAAGCTCAAGCAGCGCATCGACTACGCCGCCCTCAAAG GTATCTCAGTCAGCTCTCTCAGTGATGGTGTCTTCGTACTGCACGTGCCCACTGAAGACAAAAAACAGAAG GGAGATGTGGTGCTTCAGAGTGACCACATCATCGAGACCCTGACCAAAGTGGCCATTTGTGCCGACaaggtcaacagcatcaacaTCAACCAGGGAAG tatAACTTTCACGATGGGCCAAGGTAAGGAAGGGATCATAGACTTCACCTCTGGCTCTGAGCTGCTGGTTGCCAAGGCGAAGAATGGCCACCTCTCAGTGGTGAGTCGGAATAACGGAGGGATATAA
- the LOC139383187 gene encoding unconventional myosin-Ic-like isoform X1 gives MELRIQLIPTGEIILSPGKNGESYCHSCTKAVGSDGVRISMESALTARDRVGVQDFVLLENHTSEAAFIENLRKRFKENLIYTYIGSVLVSVNPYKDLEIYTKNHMERYRGVNFYEVSPHVYAVSDNSYRSMRTERRDQCILISGESGAGKTEASKKILQYYAVTCPASDQVETVKDRLLQSNPVLEAFGNAKTLRNDNSSRFGKYMDIQFDFKGAPVGGHILNYLLEKSRVVHQNHGERNFHIFYQLIEGGEEDLLRRLGLERNPQQYQYLVKGNCPKVSSINDRSDWKVVRKALSVIGFSEDEVEELLNIIASVLHLGNIQYGGEDSGNAYITTDTQIKYLARLLGVDGLVLKEALTHKTIIAKGEELKSPLNLEQASSARDALSKAVYGRTFTWLVNKINVSLAYKDETYKNASVIGLLDIYGFEVFQHNSFEQFCINYCNEKLQQLFIELTLKSEQDEYEAEGITWEPVQYFNNKIICDLVEEKFKGIISILDEECLRPGDASDITFLEKLENTVGGHAHLTTHKLADGKTRKVMGREEFRLLHYAGEVNYNVNGFLDKNNDLLFRNLKEVMCMSDNKILTQCFDRAELKDSKRPETAATQFKTSLAKLMEILMSKEPSYVRCIKPNDAKQAGRFDDVLIRHQVKYLGLMENLRVRRAGFAYRRHYETFLQRYKSLCPETWPSWQGKLADGVSTLVKHLGYKPEEYKLGRSKIFIRFPKTLFATEDALETRKHSLASKLQSSWKGYNQKTKYRKLRSSAVVVQAWWRGILACRRAQRKRQAANTIRRFIKGFIYRHNERCPENEYFLDYVRYSFLMKLRRNLPKSVLDKSWPTAPTALIEASEQLRKLYMQNMVWGYCKRINPEWKHQLEQKMVASEIFKNKKDNYPQSVPKLFMGTRLNGEEINPKVLQSLGSEKMKYAVPVTKYDRKGYKARPRQLLLTSNCAVIVEEAKLKQRIDYAALKGISVSSLSDGVFVLHVPTEDKKQKGDVVLQSDHIIETLTKVAICADKVNSININQGSITFTMGQGKEGIIDFTSGSELLVAKAKNGHLSVVSRNNGGI, from the exons gctGTGGGGAGTGACGGGGTGCGGATCAGCATGGAGAGTGCCCTGACGGCCAGGGACCGGGTGGGTGTCCAGGACTTTGTCCTGCTGGAGAACCACACCAGCGAGGCGGCCTTCATCGAGAACCTGCGCAAGCGCTTCAAGGAGAACCTCATCTAT acatACATCGGCTCAGTCCTGGTGTCGGTGAACCCCTACAAGGATCTGGAGATCTACACCAAGAACCACATGGAGCGCTACCGAGGCGTTAACTTCTACGAGGTCTCTCCCCACGT ctACGCGGTGTCTGACAACTCGTACCGGTCCATGCGGACGGAGCGTAGGGACCAGTGCATCCTCATCTCTGGGGAGAGCGGTGCCGGCAAGACGGAGGCCTCAAAGAAGATCCTGCAGTACTACGCCGTGACCTGTCCCGCCAGCGACCAGGTGGAGACGGTCAAGGACCGCCTGCTGCAGTCCAACCCTGTCCTAGAG GCTTTTGGAAACGCCAAAACGTTGCGCAACGACAACTCCAGCCGCTTCGGCAAATACATGGACATCCAGTTTGACTTCAAG GGTGCACCGGTGGGGGGCCACATCCTCAACTACCTGCTGGAGAAGTCACGGGTGGTGCACCAGAACCACGGTGAGAGGAACTTCCACATCTTCTACCAGCTGATTGAGGGGGGTGAGGAGGACCTGCTGCGGCGCCTGGGCCTGGAGAGGAACCCCCAGCAGTACCAGTACCTCGTCAAG GGGAACTGTCCCAAGGTGAGCTCCATCAACGACCGCAGCGACTGGAAGGTGGTGAGGAAGGCCCTGTCTGTCATCGGCTTCAGCGAGGACGAGGTGGAG GAGCTGTTAAACATTATTGCCAGCGTTCTTCACTTGGGCAACATTCAGTATGGAGGAGAAGACAGCGGCAATGCCTAcatcactacagacacacagatcAAATACCTGGCGAgg TTACTCGGTGTGGATGGCTTGGTCCTGAAAGAAGCGCTCACACACAAAACGATCATCGCCAAAGGGGAAGAG cTAAAGAGCCCTCTGAACCTGGAGCAGGCGTCGTCGGCCCGGGACGCCCTGTCTAAAGCCGTGTACGGCCGCACCTTCACCTGGCTCGTCAACAAGATCAACGTCTCCCTGGCttacaag GATGAGACCTATAAGAACGCTTCAGTCATTGGCCTGCTGGATATCTATGGTTTTGAAGTCTTCCAGCACAACAG tTTTGAGCAGTTCTGCATTAACTACTGCAACGAGAAGCTGCAGCAGCTCTTCATCGAGCTCACCCTCAAGTCCGAGCAAGATGAGTACGAAGCGGAGGGAATCACG TGGGAGCCCGTGCAGTACTTCAACAACAAGATCATCTGTGATCTGGTGGAGGAGAAGTTCAAAGGCATCATCTCCATTCTG gacgaGGAGTGCCTGAGGCCAGGGGACGCCAGTGACATCACCTTCCTGGAGAAGTTGGAGAATACTGTGGGAGGCCACGCCCACTTGACAAC TCACAAGCTGGCCGATGGAAAGACCCGGAAGGTGATGGGCCGAGAGGAGTTCAGACTGCTGCACTACGCTGGAGAGGTCAACTACAACgtcaacg GCTTCCTGGACAAGAACAATGACCTCCTCTTCAGGAACTTgaaagag GTCATGTGTATGTCTGATAATAAGATTCTGACCCAGTGCTTTGACCGGGCGGAGCTGAAGGACAGCAAGAGACCTGAGACG gcAGCGACCCAGTTCAAGACCAGCCTGGCCAAGTTAATGGAGATCCTGATGTCCAAGGAGCCGTCATACGTGCGCTGCATCAAGCCCAACGATGCCAAGCAAGCAG gACGGTTTGACGATGTTCTCATCAGGCATCAGGTGAAGTACCTGGGTCTGATGGAGAACCTCCGCGTGAGGAGAGCTGGCTTCGCCTACCGCCGCCACTATGAGACCTTCCTCCAGAG GTATAAGTCCCTGTGCCCGGAGACCTGGCCTAGCTGGCAGGGCAAGCTGGCAGACGGTGTCTCCACACTGGTCAAACACCTGGGTTACAAACCTGAGGAGTACAAACTGGGCAG ATCCAAAATCTTCATCCGTTTTCCAAAGACCCTGTTCGCCACAGAGGACGCGCTGGAAACGAGGAAACACAGCCTCG cCAGCAAACTGCAGTCATCCTGGAAGGGCTACAACCAGAAGACCAAATACCGCAAACTCAGATCATCAG CGGTTGTGGTCCAGGCGTGGTGGAGGGGCATCCTGGCCTGTAGGAGGGCACAGCGCAAGAGGCAGGCCGCCAACACCATCCGCAG GTTCATCAAGGGCTTCATCTACCGCCACAATGAGCGTTGTCCTGAGAATGAGTACTTCCTGGATTATGTGCGCTACTCCTTCCTGATGAAGCTGCGCAGGAACCTCCCCAAGTCGGTCCTGGACAAGAGCTGGCCCACGGCGCCGACCGCCCTCATCGAG GCGTCGGAGCAGCTCCGTAAACTGTACATGCAGAACATGGTGTGGGGCTACTGCAAGAGGATCAACCCAGAGTGGAAACACCAG TTGGAGCAGAAAATGGTGGCCAGTGAGATCTTCAAGAACAAGAAGGACAACTACCCCCAAAGTGTCCCAAAGCTCTTTATGGGCACAAGACTCA atggAGAGGAGATTAACCCCAAGGTGTTGCAGTCACTTGGCAGTGAGAAGATGAAG TATGCAGTCCCAGTGACCAAGTACGACAGGAAGGGTTACAAGGCGCGACCAAGGCAGCTGCTGCTCACCTCCAACTGTGCCGTCATCGTGGAGGAGGCCAAGCTCAAGCAGCGCATCGACTACGCCGCCCTCAAAG GTATCTCAGTCAGCTCTCTCAGTGATGGTGTCTTCGTACTGCACGTGCCCACTGAAGACAAAAAACAGAAG GGAGATGTGGTGCTTCAGAGTGACCACATCATCGAGACCCTGACCAAAGTGGCCATTTGTGCCGACaaggtcaacagcatcaacaTCAACCAGGGAAG tatAACTTTCACGATGGGCCAAGGTAAGGAAGGGATCATAGACTTCACCTCTGGCTCTGAGCTGCTGGTTGCCAAGGCGAAGAATGGCCACCTCTCAGTGGTGAGTCGGAATAACGGAGGGATATAA